In one Mesorhizobium australicum genomic region, the following are encoded:
- a CDS encoding 3-keto-5-aminohexanoate cleavage protein — translation MRKSKKVIVSCAVTGSIHTPTMSPHLPVTADQIASEAIAAAEAGAAILHLHARNPKDGSPSQEPEHFKLFLPRIKQNCDAVVNITTGGGLGMTLDQRLAAAMWAKPEVASMNMGSLNFNISGAASKITDFKEEWERPYLERTKDFILSNTFTQIERGITELSANGTRFEFECYDIGHLYNLAHFADRGMVKAPFFIQGVFGILGGIAPEVEHLMHMRDTADRLFGDNYYFSCLGAGRHQMPLATVNAIKGGHVRVGLEDSIYIGKGELAKSNADQVAKIVRILKELSLEPATPQEAREMLGLKGADNVGF, via the coding sequence ATGCGCAAATCCAAGAAGGTCATCGTCAGCTGTGCGGTGACGGGCTCGATCCACACGCCGACGATGTCGCCGCACCTGCCAGTGACTGCCGACCAGATCGCCAGCGAAGCGATTGCCGCGGCGGAGGCCGGCGCCGCGATTCTCCATTTGCATGCCCGCAATCCCAAGGACGGTTCACCGAGCCAGGAGCCTGAGCATTTCAAGCTCTTCCTGCCGCGCATCAAGCAGAACTGCGATGCCGTGGTGAACATCACGACGGGTGGCGGGCTCGGAATGACTCTCGATCAGCGTCTCGCCGCCGCGATGTGGGCGAAGCCCGAGGTCGCGTCGATGAACATGGGCAGCCTCAACTTCAACATTTCCGGGGCGGCTTCCAAGATCACGGACTTCAAGGAGGAATGGGAGCGGCCCTATCTGGAGCGCACCAAGGACTTCATCCTCTCCAACACATTTACCCAGATCGAGCGCGGCATCACCGAACTCTCGGCCAACGGTACACGCTTCGAGTTCGAGTGCTACGACATCGGCCACCTCTACAATCTCGCGCATTTCGCGGACCGTGGCATGGTCAAGGCGCCGTTCTTCATCCAGGGCGTGTTCGGCATCCTCGGCGGCATCGCGCCCGAGGTCGAACATCTGATGCATATGCGCGACACCGCCGACCGGCTCTTCGGCGACAACTACTACTTCTCCTGCCTCGGGGCGGGGCGCCATCAGATGCCGCTGGCCACCGTGAACGCGATAAAGGGCGGGCATGTGCGCGTCGGCCTGGAGGACTCGATCTATATCGGCAAGGGCGAGCTGGCGAAGTCAAACGCCGACCAGGTGGCAAAGATCGTGCGCATCCTCAAGGAGCTGTCGCTCGAACCGGCGACGCCCCAGGAAGCGCGCGAAATGCTCGGTCTCAAGGGCGCGGACAATGTCGGGTTCTGA
- a CDS encoding MarR family winged helix-turn-helix transcriptional regulator, producing the protein MNDTRSWDLRLGYLIHDVSRLRRVTYDRELAPLGITRSQWWVLAFISRNDGLPQTQLANELDVGKVALGSLIDRLQSAGFVERRADEKDRRVKRVFLTDKARQLIKEIGPINDSFNARILKGISREDLELTSRTLYAMKVNLLALAAERSGGEFDALDDEDELESAGRGRRASVL; encoded by the coding sequence ATGAACGACACGCGCTCTTGGGACCTCAGACTCGGTTACCTCATTCACGACGTGTCGAGGTTGCGGCGCGTCACCTATGACCGTGAACTCGCCCCGCTGGGCATCACACGTTCGCAATGGTGGGTTCTTGCCTTCATCTCCCGCAACGATGGTCTGCCGCAGACGCAACTCGCCAACGAGCTCGACGTCGGCAAGGTGGCGCTCGGCTCGTTGATCGACCGTCTCCAGTCGGCGGGCTTCGTCGAGCGCCGCGCGGACGAGAAGGACCGCCGTGTGAAGCGGGTCTTCCTCACCGACAAGGCTCGGCAGCTCATCAAGGAAATCGGCCCGATCAACGACAGCTTCAACGCCCGCATTCTCAAGGGTATCTCTCGCGAGGATCTCGAGCTGACCTCACGCACGCTCTACGCCATGAAGGTGAATCTCCTGGCGCTCGCGGCGGAGCGTTCGGGCGGCGAGTTCGACGCGCTCGATGATGAGGACGAGCTGGAAAGCGCAGGGCGCGGGCGGCGCGCGTCGGTATTGTAA
- a CDS encoding enoyl-CoA hydratase-related protein — protein MAHEFSDILYEVKGRAAWLTINRPKVYNAFRGQTLEDLIKGLHLAWNDKNVSSIVLTGAGDKAFCTGGDQSAHEGNYDGRGVVGLPIDELQGLIRDVPKPIIARVNGFAIGGGNVLVTLCDLAIAADTAKMGQVGPKVGSFDAGWGTALLARVVGEKKAREIWYLNETYTAQQALEMGLVNKVVPQAELDDAVTKWTETLGERSPTALAFLKRSFNADSDQIRGISNLALHAVKLYYATDESKEGVNAFNEKRKPDFHKYVD, from the coding sequence ATGGCACATGAATTTTCGGATATCCTCTACGAAGTCAAAGGCCGCGCGGCCTGGCTCACGATCAACCGGCCGAAGGTCTACAACGCATTCCGCGGCCAGACGCTGGAGGACCTGATCAAGGGCCTTCACCTTGCATGGAACGACAAGAACGTTTCCTCCATCGTGCTCACCGGCGCGGGCGACAAGGCCTTCTGCACCGGCGGCGACCAATCTGCACATGAAGGCAACTACGACGGCCGCGGTGTCGTCGGCCTGCCGATCGACGAGCTGCAGGGCCTCATCCGTGACGTGCCGAAGCCGATCATCGCCCGCGTCAACGGCTTTGCGATCGGTGGCGGCAACGTGCTGGTCACGCTGTGCGATCTCGCGATCGCCGCCGACACGGCGAAGATGGGCCAGGTCGGCCCCAAGGTCGGCTCGTTTGATGCCGGCTGGGGTACGGCGCTGCTGGCGCGCGTCGTCGGCGAGAAGAAGGCTCGCGAGATCTGGTACCTCAACGAGACCTACACCGCGCAGCAGGCGCTGGAGATGGGGCTGGTCAACAAGGTCGTGCCACAGGCGGAACTCGATGATGCCGTCACCAAGTGGACCGAGACGCTCGGCGAACGCTCGCCTACGGCGCTCGCCTTCCTGAAGCGCTCGTTCAATGCCGACAGCGACCAGATCCGCGGCATCAGCAATCTCGCCCTGCATGCGGTGAAGCTCTACTACGCGACCGACGAGTCGAAGGAAGGCGTCAACGCCTTCAACGAGAAGCGCAAGCCCGACTTCCACAAATACGTCGACTGA
- a CDS encoding acyl-CoA dehydrogenase family protein — protein MIERNLFREEHEMFRQSVRRFVEKEIVPYHAQWEKDGIVPRELWLKAGAQGMLCCTVPEEYGGLGLDYLFDVVVFEELWRAGASGPGFLIHTDLVATYILSFGSEAQKKKFLPKMVSGEWIGSLGMTEPHAGSDLKAIRTKAVRDGNEFLINGQKVFISNGQLCDVLVLATKTDSEAGAKGVTLFLVEGDRPGFRRGKNLEKLGMHAQDTSELFFDNMRLPPENMLGEEGKGFALMMTKLSQERLAQAIRSATVAETVIEWTVDYTMNRQAFGKSLFDQQNTQFKLAELKAQAVSARVLTDKCIELFMEGRLDPVDAAVAKMLTTELHCRAADECLQLFGGWGYMWEMPIARAYADARITKIAGGSIEIMKLIIARQMAQDARTRI, from the coding sequence ATGATCGAGCGCAACCTGTTCCGCGAGGAACACGAGATGTTCCGGCAGAGCGTCCGCCGCTTCGTCGAGAAGGAGATCGTGCCGTATCATGCGCAGTGGGAGAAGGACGGCATCGTTCCGCGCGAGCTGTGGCTGAAGGCGGGCGCGCAGGGCATGCTGTGCTGCACGGTGCCGGAGGAGTATGGCGGGCTTGGGCTCGACTACCTGTTCGACGTGGTCGTGTTCGAGGAGCTGTGGCGTGCGGGTGCGTCGGGTCCGGGGTTCCTGATCCACACCGATCTGGTTGCGACCTACATCCTGTCGTTCGGTAGCGAGGCGCAGAAGAAGAAGTTCCTGCCCAAGATGGTGTCGGGGGAGTGGATCGGCTCGCTGGGCATGACGGAGCCGCATGCCGGCTCTGACCTGAAGGCGATCCGAACGAAGGCCGTCCGCGACGGCAACGAGTTCCTGATCAACGGGCAGAAGGTATTCATTTCGAACGGCCAGCTGTGCGACGTGCTGGTGCTGGCGACGAAGACGGATTCGGAGGCGGGCGCCAAGGGCGTGACGCTGTTCCTGGTAGAAGGCGACCGTCCGGGCTTCCGGCGCGGCAAGAACCTCGAGAAGCTCGGCATGCATGCGCAGGACACCTCGGAGCTGTTCTTCGACAATATGCGGTTGCCGCCGGAAAACATGCTGGGCGAGGAAGGCAAGGGCTTCGCGCTGATGATGACGAAGCTGTCGCAGGAGCGCCTGGCGCAGGCGATCCGTTCGGCGACGGTTGCGGAGACGGTGATCGAGTGGACGGTCGACTACACGATGAACCGGCAGGCGTTCGGCAAGTCGCTGTTCGACCAGCAGAACACGCAGTTCAAGCTGGCGGAACTGAAGGCGCAGGCGGTATCGGCGCGGGTCCTGACGGACAAGTGCATCGAGCTGTTCATGGAGGGGCGTCTGGACCCGGTGGACGCCGCGGTGGCCAAGATGCTGACGACGGAGCTGCACTGCCGGGCGGCGGACGAGTGCCTGCAGCTGTTTGGCGGCTGGGGTTACATGTGGGAGATGCCGATCGCGCGGGCCTATGCGGATGCGCGCATCACCAAGATCGCCGGCGGCTCGATCGAGATCATGAAGCTGATCATCGCAAGGCAGATGGCGCAGGACGCCAGAACACGAATATAA
- a CDS encoding acetyl-CoA hydrolase/transferase C-terminal domain-containing protein → MPQTISPSDIGRFLPDGALCWISACSAESQIFREGLAGLSRPDLTFTSIFVAGLNRPSYLLDTGARVTTFFMLPEFADSDRVDFLPLSYRDIRAWLSANPPQAALVMCTPPDGDGRCNFGPVTDFIADLWERIPVLVGHLNPDMPATSGTPGIPFERFTAVIEAPQALPESDPGNDEVSMRLAAHVASIVPDGATIQAGLGRAPEAALRGLTGKRDLAVHSGLIGDSTLHLLRAGALRKTNPITAGVAIGTRALYDAVTEPEFSFQSPSFTHDIATLAGIERLVTINSAIEVDLAGQAHSEATPAGYISGPGGASDFAAGARGVGGLRIVVLPSTAAKGSVSRIVSTRNATGPVSLGRFDIDVVVTEHGVADLRGLSHDARRTALIGIADPSHRAALERLP, encoded by the coding sequence ATGCCGCAGACAATCTCGCCGTCGGACATAGGGCGTTTCCTCCCGGACGGCGCGCTTTGCTGGATTTCTGCCTGCTCGGCGGAATCGCAGATTTTCCGGGAGGGGCTTGCCGGCCTCTCCCGCCCTGATCTCACCTTCACCAGCATATTCGTGGCGGGGCTGAACCGGCCTTCCTACCTGCTCGACACTGGCGCGCGGGTCACGACCTTCTTCATGCTGCCGGAGTTTGCCGACAGCGACCGCGTCGACTTTCTACCGCTGTCCTATCGCGACATCCGTGCCTGGCTGTCGGCCAATCCGCCTCAGGCCGCGCTCGTCATGTGCACGCCGCCGGACGGGGATGGCCGCTGCAACTTCGGCCCCGTCACCGATTTCATCGCCGATCTCTGGGAGCGTATTCCCGTGCTGGTCGGTCACCTCAACCCGGACATGCCGGCAACTTCCGGGACGCCGGGAATTCCGTTCGAACGTTTCACGGCTGTCATTGAGGCGCCGCAGGCGCTGCCAGAATCGGATCCAGGCAATGATGAGGTCTCGATGCGCCTGGCCGCGCATGTGGCGTCGATCGTTCCGGACGGCGCGACGATCCAGGCTGGGCTCGGACGCGCGCCGGAGGCCGCGCTGCGCGGCCTGACCGGAAAGCGCGATCTAGCGGTCCATTCGGGCCTGATTGGCGATTCGACGCTGCACCTGCTGCGCGCCGGCGCGTTGAGGAAGACGAACCCGATCACCGCCGGCGTCGCGATCGGCACGCGCGCGCTCTACGATGCGGTCACCGAGCCCGAGTTCAGCTTCCAGTCACCTTCCTTCACTCACGACATCGCGACACTGGCCGGCATCGAGCGGCTGGTAACGATCAACTCAGCTATCGAGGTCGACCTTGCAGGCCAGGCGCATTCCGAAGCGACGCCGGCTGGCTATATATCCGGCCCGGGCGGCGCCTCGGACTTCGCAGCCGGCGCGAGAGGGGTGGGTGGTCTGAGGATCGTGGTCCTTCCATCGACTGCCGCGAAAGGATCCGTTTCGCGCATCGTCTCTACGCGTAATGCCACGGGACCGGTCTCGCTCGGCCGGTTCGACATAGACGTCGTGGTGACGGAGCATGGCGTGGCGGATCTGCGGGGGCTTTCGCACGACGCCCGCCGAACGGCGTTGATCGGTATCGCGGACCCATCGCATCGCGCGGCGCTCGAACGTTTGCCGTAA
- a CDS encoding acyl-CoA dehydrogenase family protein — protein sequence MLAARSIYDEDHESLRGSLRRFIAEEIAPDFPRWEEAGIVDRSLWDRLGASGFLCPTVPEEFGGLGADFRMHTVVAEELAYSGFMGPAADVSVHSDVCLGYLLHQANDEQKARWLPGMVDGSLVCAIAMTEPGTGSDLQGVRTRAVRDGDDWVISGAKTFISNGQHADIVIVVTRTGEGRGSGNMTLIVVEAAREGFRRGRNLDKLGQISADTSELFFDSVRVPVANTLGGEGRAMGMLMSELPQERLIIAVTSIAAAQKAFDITRDYVRERKAFGQSVADFQNTRYRLAELKTELSVGWAFVDQCIAKHLKSELSTYEASMAKLWCSEMQGRVVDAGVQMHGGYGFMREYEICRLYADARVQRIYGGTSEIMKELISRNL from the coding sequence ATGCTGGCGGCGCGCAGTATCTACGACGAGGACCACGAGAGCCTGCGCGGCAGCTTGCGCCGCTTCATCGCCGAGGAGATCGCTCCCGACTTCCCCAGGTGGGAGGAGGCCGGCATCGTCGACCGGTCGCTGTGGGACAGGCTAGGCGCGAGCGGCTTCCTCTGTCCCACGGTACCTGAGGAATTCGGCGGCCTCGGCGCAGACTTCCGCATGCACACCGTCGTCGCGGAAGAGCTTGCTTATTCCGGTTTCATGGGGCCTGCCGCCGACGTGTCGGTCCATTCCGACGTCTGTCTCGGCTACCTGCTCCACCAGGCGAACGACGAGCAGAAGGCGCGCTGGCTGCCCGGAATGGTAGACGGTTCCCTGGTCTGCGCCATCGCCATGACCGAGCCCGGCACCGGTTCCGATCTGCAGGGCGTGCGCACCCGTGCTGTGCGCGACGGCGACGACTGGGTGATCAGCGGCGCCAAGACCTTCATCTCCAACGGCCAGCACGCCGACATCGTCATCGTCGTGACGCGCACAGGCGAGGGACGCGGATCGGGCAACATGACCCTGATCGTGGTGGAGGCCGCCCGCGAGGGGTTCCGGCGCGGCCGCAACCTGGACAAGCTCGGCCAGATCAGCGCCGACACGTCGGAACTCTTCTTCGATTCCGTCCGCGTGCCCGTGGCGAACACGCTGGGCGGCGAAGGGCGCGCGATGGGCATGCTGATGAGCGAGCTGCCGCAGGAGCGGCTGATCATCGCCGTCACCTCGATCGCCGCCGCGCAGAAGGCGTTCGACATCACGCGCGACTACGTGCGTGAGCGCAAGGCTTTCGGCCAGTCGGTCGCCGACTTCCAGAACACTCGCTACCGGCTCGCTGAGCTGAAGACGGAGCTTTCGGTCGGCTGGGCCTTCGTCGATCAGTGCATCGCCAAGCACCTGAAGAGCGAATTGAGCACTTACGAGGCGTCCATGGCCAAGCTCTGGTGCTCGGAGATGCAGGGCCGCGTCGTCGATGCGGGCGTCCAGATGCACGGTGGCTACGGCTTCATGCGGGAATACGAGATTTGCCGCCTCTACGCCGACGCCCGTGTCCAGCGAATCTACGGCGGCACGTCGGAGATCATGAAGGAACTGATCTCGAGGAATCTCTGA
- a CDS encoding DMT family transporter: MFMLAGFFFYSTSDMLAKVLSETVNPLQIAWLRQLGLLSGVVVLLAWKGPRILRSRHPFLQFGRGLTVVVAATSFLFAITYVPLADATAVSFIAPFIVIVLAGLVLGETVGLKRWIAVALGFAGTMIIIRPGFNAFHPAIFLVILSGLAFGIRQIISRRVSGTDPLVTTIAYTALTAALLLSLPLPFIWKNPLDLTQFLMMVGIAIIAGCGELSIMRALDLGEAVVLSPLQYTLMIWATIWGFLIFAQLPDMWTLIGTAIVIGSGIYSLYHETRAPR, encoded by the coding sequence ATGTTCATGCTTGCCGGCTTCTTTTTCTACAGTACCTCCGACATGCTGGCGAAGGTACTTTCGGAAACGGTCAATCCGCTGCAGATCGCCTGGCTCAGGCAGCTCGGCCTGCTGAGCGGCGTTGTGGTGCTGCTGGCCTGGAAGGGCCCACGGATCCTGCGCAGCCGCCACCCCTTCCTTCAGTTCGGCCGCGGGCTGACGGTCGTGGTGGCCGCCACGTCGTTCCTGTTCGCAATCACCTATGTGCCCCTTGCCGACGCGACCGCCGTAAGTTTCATCGCTCCGTTCATCGTCATCGTCCTGGCAGGACTGGTACTGGGAGAGACCGTGGGATTGAAGCGGTGGATAGCGGTCGCTCTCGGCTTCGCCGGGACGATGATCATCATTCGCCCGGGGTTCAATGCCTTTCACCCGGCGATTTTTCTCGTCATCCTGTCAGGCCTAGCATTCGGCATCCGGCAGATCATCTCGCGCCGCGTCAGCGGCACCGACCCCTTGGTCACGACCATCGCCTATACCGCTTTGACCGCAGCACTCCTGCTCAGCCTGCCGCTTCCCTTCATCTGGAAAAATCCGCTCGACCTGACGCAGTTCCTGATGATGGTCGGCATCGCCATCATCGCAGGTTGCGGCGAACTGTCGATCATGCGGGCGCTGGATCTGGGCGAGGCGGTCGTGCTCTCGCCGCTTCAATATACGCTGATGATATGGGCAACGATCTGGGGCTTTCTCATCTTCGCCCAGCTGCCGGACATGTGGACGCTGATCGGCACCGCGATCGTCATCGGATCGGGCATCTATTCCCTTTATCACGAAACCCGCGCGCCGCGCTGA
- a CDS encoding AMP-binding protein: MHPGLREWALREPERPALLIDGSDRQTFSQIEARANRFAHALRAEGLVRGDHMAVLVGNSPDIVALCWGAYRSGVYLTPLPTTLTAAEIQYLVDNCEARLVIVHGDYAETAPELVRRFPHIAFRSIGLPVQGIEDWEPLLSGQPATPRPDESPGSLMMYSSGTTGAPKGIVRPLPGDDQARLLPPFARDLVEIFALDAGTRYLSTAPLYHAAALRFVLAVIAAGGLAVVMRKFDATRALALIDDHGLTLSQWVPTMFRRLLELPNAARTAFGGKTHRRAVHGAAPCSVALKRAMIDWWGPILQEYYSGSEGVGLTLIDSAEWMQRPGSVGRASKGELHILGEDDQELGAEETGRVFFSGLPQFQYHGEPEKTATRTSRQGWQSFGDIGHVDEEGFLYLSDRLDDMIISGGVNVYPQEIEAAIEAADFVAECGVVGVPDPHFEERPVAFVVPRAGEGDVLPRLQEHIERTLGRIKRPREIHLVDALPVSPTGKLLRRRLRDLLPRGAGYSEP, encoded by the coding sequence ATGCATCCAGGCCTGCGCGAATGGGCGCTGCGCGAGCCGGAGCGGCCGGCGCTGCTGATCGACGGATCGGATCGCCAGACTTTCTCTCAGATCGAGGCTCGGGCCAACCGTTTTGCCCATGCACTCCGGGCTGAAGGCCTGGTGCGCGGCGACCACATGGCCGTTCTGGTCGGCAACTCTCCGGACATCGTGGCGCTGTGCTGGGGCGCTTACAGGTCCGGGGTCTACCTGACGCCGCTGCCGACGACGCTGACGGCGGCCGAGATACAGTATCTGGTCGACAATTGCGAAGCGCGTCTGGTCATTGTTCACGGCGACTATGCTGAAACGGCGCCGGAGCTCGTGCGGCGGTTCCCGCATATCGCTTTTCGGTCGATCGGGCTTCCGGTCCAGGGCATCGAGGACTGGGAACCGCTGCTCTCGGGCCAGCCGGCGACTCCGCGCCCGGACGAAAGTCCTGGCAGCCTGATGATGTATTCATCCGGCACCACCGGTGCGCCAAAGGGCATCGTGAGGCCTTTGCCCGGAGACGACCAGGCGCGTCTGCTGCCGCCGTTCGCACGAGATCTCGTCGAGATCTTCGCCTTGGACGCGGGTACCCGTTACCTGTCCACGGCCCCGCTCTACCATGCCGCCGCCCTGCGCTTCGTGCTCGCAGTGATCGCGGCCGGCGGCCTCGCCGTCGTGATGCGGAAGTTCGATGCCACGCGCGCCCTGGCGCTGATCGACGACCACGGCCTCACGCTGTCGCAATGGGTGCCGACCATGTTCCGGCGCCTTCTCGAACTGCCCAACGCGGCGCGGACCGCCTTTGGTGGAAAAACGCACCGCCGGGCGGTCCATGGCGCTGCACCCTGCAGCGTTGCCCTCAAGCGGGCGATGATCGACTGGTGGGGGCCGATCCTGCAGGAATACTACTCCGGCTCCGAGGGCGTGGGCCTCACGCTCATCGACAGCGCGGAATGGATGCAACGGCCGGGCTCGGTCGGCAGGGCCAGCAAGGGCGAACTGCACATTCTCGGCGAGGATGATCAAGAGTTGGGCGCAGAGGAGACGGGCCGGGTGTTCTTCTCCGGCCTGCCGCAATTCCAGTACCACGGTGAGCCCGAAAAGACTGCGACGCGTACGTCGAGACAGGGCTGGCAGAGCTTTGGCGACATCGGTCATGTCGACGAGGAGGGTTTCCTCTACCTGTCCGATCGCCTCGACGACATGATCATCTCCGGCGGCGTGAACGTCTATCCGCAGGAGATCGAGGCTGCCATCGAGGCTGCGGACTTTGTCGCCGAATGCGGCGTGGTCGGCGTTCCGGATCCGCATTTCGAAGAGCGGCCGGTGGCCTTCGTTGTACCGCGGGCAGGCGAGGGCGATGTCCTGCCGCGCCTGCAGGAACACATCGAACGGACCCTCGGCCGTATCAAGCGGCCGCGCGAAATCCATCTCGTCGATGCGCTGCCCGTCAGCCCGACGGGCAAGCTCCTGCGCCGCAGGCTGCGCGACCTGTTGCCCCGCGGCGCCGGCTATTCCGAGCCATAG
- a CDS encoding enoyl-CoA hydratase-related protein: protein MSDLPKMTNFRTRRTDDGILHLIFDMPDRSMNVFSNQAIHEIEAFADWLKGSDVLGVVISSGKSNAFCAGADLTELAEAYEMIMAAPKEKRDALTVDHFSPIGRAFRKLETADKPVAVAAHGLALGGGCELFLACHYRVLTDAKETQIGLPESLVGLLPGGGGTQRLPRFTGVEQSLGVLLEGARFDAQRAVALGAASQAVPPGQETAAAEAWVRSKPDPRQPWDRPDWRQPTKDKVLSVTRPVREKILRQTGGHYPAEPAILDCIDRGLPATMDEGIAAEVDVFKDLVQRIEPRNMIAVKFLGRVEYDKRRRKDALPTGLDAFAAEVKAAMQAKAGQLGATGAAALSFAGIDGAAPGDFEAAREIARRMPQWFEAPSSDVEKAAFAILAAAAQVASRHKGTFAPEDCNLVDLHCQQAAGFPAYLGGPFTFLARYGSE, encoded by the coding sequence ATGTCCGACCTGCCAAAGATGACGAACTTCCGTACGCGGCGCACGGACGACGGCATCCTCCATCTGATCTTCGACATGCCGGACCGGTCGATGAACGTGTTCTCGAACCAGGCCATCCACGAGATCGAAGCCTTCGCCGACTGGCTGAAGGGTTCCGATGTCTTGGGCGTCGTCATCTCCTCAGGCAAGAGCAACGCCTTTTGCGCCGGTGCCGACCTTACCGAACTGGCTGAGGCCTATGAGATGATCATGGCTGCGCCGAAGGAGAAACGCGACGCCTTGACTGTCGACCATTTCTCGCCGATCGGCCGCGCGTTCCGCAAGCTGGAAACGGCGGACAAGCCGGTCGCGGTCGCTGCGCACGGCCTCGCGCTCGGCGGCGGCTGCGAATTGTTTCTCGCCTGTCACTATCGTGTCCTGACGGACGCCAAAGAAACCCAGATCGGCCTGCCGGAATCGCTGGTCGGCCTGCTGCCGGGCGGCGGCGGCACGCAACGCCTGCCGCGTTTCACCGGCGTGGAACAATCACTCGGCGTGCTGCTCGAAGGTGCGCGCTTCGATGCGCAGCGCGCGGTTGCGCTTGGTGCCGCGAGCCAAGCGGTTCCGCCCGGTCAGGAGACCGCGGCTGCCGAGGCCTGGGTTCGCTCCAAACCTGATCCGCGTCAGCCCTGGGACCGGCCCGATTGGCGGCAGCCGACGAAGGACAAGGTACTGTCCGTCACCCGCCCGGTGCGCGAGAAAATTCTGCGCCAGACCGGCGGCCACTATCCCGCCGAGCCGGCGATCCTCGACTGCATCGACCGTGGCTTGCCAGCGACGATGGACGAAGGCATCGCAGCGGAGGTGGATGTGTTCAAGGATCTCGTGCAGCGCATCGAGCCGCGCAACATGATCGCGGTCAAGTTCCTCGGCCGGGTCGAATACGACAAGCGCCGCCGCAAGGACGCCCTGCCGACCGGGCTAGATGCGTTCGCGGCGGAGGTGAAGGCTGCCATGCAGGCGAAGGCCGGGCAGCTCGGCGCAACCGGCGCCGCGGCGCTTTCCTTTGCCGGCATTGACGGCGCTGCGCCTGGCGATTTCGAGGCAGCGCGGGAGATCGCGCGGCGGATGCCGCAATGGTTCGAGGCGCCGTCCTCAGATGTCGAGAAGGCCGCGTTCGCGATCCTTGCGGCTGCAGCGCAGGTGGCTTCCAGACACAAGGGAACCTTCGCGCCCGAGGATTGCAACCTGGTGGACTTGCACTGCCAGCAGGCGGCGGGCTTTCCCGCCTATCTAGGCGGCCCCTTCACCTTCCTCGCCCGCTATGGCTCGGAATAG
- a CDS encoding PaaI family thioesterase, which produces MPNGRVAEISALVGDDLPDDPPAGFRPIKPRIGFHLMMGQFYGRMENGLLVVAFRCSPRHLNNHGSCHGGMIASFADFSAYSLRLAAELPETSIPTASLAVEYLRPVRRGDWVEARVQLTRRGRRLLFCRVTGTVEGVEVFTASGIFVPGAHDPGGLEVLSAVLDAS; this is translated from the coding sequence ATGCCGAACGGACGCGTCGCCGAGATATCGGCTCTGGTCGGCGATGACCTGCCGGACGATCCGCCGGCGGGTTTCCGGCCCATAAAGCCCCGCATCGGCTTCCACTTGATGATGGGGCAGTTCTATGGCCGCATGGAGAACGGCCTGCTCGTCGTGGCCTTCCGATGCTCGCCTCGCCACCTGAACAATCATGGCAGCTGCCATGGCGGAATGATCGCGAGCTTCGCGGATTTCTCCGCCTATTCGCTGCGCCTGGCGGCGGAGCTGCCGGAGACGTCGATTCCCACCGCGTCGCTTGCCGTCGAATATCTGCGCCCGGTCCGCAGGGGCGACTGGGTCGAGGCGCGGGTCCAGCTTACCCGGCGTGGACGCAGGTTGCTGTTCTGCCGCGTCACCGGCACGGTCGAAGGTGTCGAAGTGTTCACGGCCAGCGGTATCTTCGTACCTGGCGCGCATGATCCGGGCGGGCTCGAAGTACTGTCCGCGGTTCTGGACGCCTCCTGA